Proteins from a single region of Mytilus trossulus isolate FHL-02 chromosome 2, PNRI_Mtr1.1.1.hap1, whole genome shotgun sequence:
- the LOC134705702 gene encoding uncharacterized protein LOC134705702, with protein MTNVSKLNVSRDYTVAGPTTAEAGPPSTEAGPTTAEAGPTSTVAGPTTAEAGPTSTVAGPTTAEAGPTSTVAGPTTAEAEPTSTVAGPTTAEAGPTSTVAGPTTAEAGPTSTVAGSTSKELGPTSPRIGTVAGLTSPVSAS; from the exons ATGACCAATGTTTCTAAGTTAAATGTATCACGTGATTA caccgtagcAGGACCAACCACAGCAGAAGCAGGACCCCCCAGCACCGAAGCAGGACCAACCACAGCAGAagcaggacccaccagcaccgtAGCAGGACCAACCACAGCAGAAGCAGGACCAACCAGCACCGTAGCAGGACCAACCACAGCAGAAGCAGGACCAACCAGCACCGTAGCAGGACCAACCACAGCAGAAGCAGAACCCACCAGCACCGTAGCAGGACCAACCACAGCAGAagcaggacccaccagcaccgtAGCAGGACCAACCACAGCAGAagcaggacccaccagcaccgtAGCAGGTTCTACCAGCAAAGAATTAGGACCGACCAGCCCCCGTATCGGCACCGTAGCAGGACTTACCAGCCCCGTATCGGCATCGTAG
- the LOC134705017 gene encoding carbohydrate sulfotransferase 1-like has protein sequence MKGSHSVVVLGMIACILVFKSYLNYAVSIITDQSSKKGSIRLKELTDTDNHVHPAPIVILTYMRSGSSLVGDILQQGKDVFYLFEPLRLAQFRLRKKQPYYNLDGNERLYSSFFDAGRDIIRNWTTCSLFGLPNITWSDGFLSKSKKAKLYNACKLFKSNLLPENETIYSCVNMLKQVCLQANYVVLKIIRLPVDTLEQLMLEFPRMKIVHLVRDPRATVLSQMKFGLITKKSLVTNVIDFCSRIYRDLVTIDILSKKYPERVLTFFYEDLAKDPLKMSKQLYKFTGISYTPEVEKYVFKITMAGKYVNCGSLCTVKSNSSKAADAWRSKLNMPKARIIDRSCRPVYQRLGFREIKSEEMLKNHEIPLRVERENLNDYRYA, from the exons ATGAAAGGTTCACACAGTGTTGTAGTCCTTGGAATGATAGCTTGTATATTAGtgtttaaatcttatttaaatTACG CAGTGTCGATTATTACAGACCAATCTAGTAAGAAGGGGAGTATACGGTTAAAAGAATTAACAG ACACTGACAATCATGTTCATCCCGCACCAATTGTGATATTAACCTATATGAGAAGTGGTTCCTCTCTTGTCGGAGATATATTACAGCAGGGTAaagatgtattttatttatttgaaccACTCAGACTTGCACAGTTTCGACTAAGGAAGAAACAGCCATACTATAACCTTGATGGAAATGAAAG GTTGTATAGCAGTTTCTTTGACGCCGGCAGAGATATAATAAGAAACTGGACAACATGTAGTTTATTTGGGCTTCCGAACATTACCTGGAGCGATGGATTTCTGTCTAAAAGCAAAAAAGCAAAACTATATAATGCTTGCAAACTGTTTAAATCAAACCTGCTACCTGAAAACGAAACGATTTATAGCTGTGTGAACATGTTAAAACAAGTATGTTTACAGGCTAACTACGTCGTGCTGAAAATAATCCGTCTGCCCGTCGACACGTTGGAACAATTGATGCTGGAATTCCCGCGTATGAAAATAGTTCATCTTGTAAGGGACCCCCGGGCAACAGTTTTATCACAAATGAAATTTGgattgataacaaaaaaatcgtTGGTGACAAATGTCATAGACTTTTGTTCTAGAATATACAGGGATCTCGTAACTATTGATATATTATCTAAAAAGTATCCGGAAAgagttttaacatttttctatGAAGATCTTGCCAAAGATCctctaaaaatgtcaaaacaattGTACAAATTCACAGGCATAAGTTACACACCGGAAGTGgaaaaatatgtcttcaaaaTTACAATGGCTGGAAAATACGTTAATTGTGGTAGTTTATGTACAGTTAAATCGAATTCATCAAAAGCAGCAGATGCTTGGCGGTCAAAGTTAAATATGCCAAAAGCTCGAATCATTGATAGGTCATGTAGGCCTGTGTACCAACGGTTAGGATTCAGGGAAATAAAGAGTGAGGAAATGCTAAAGAATCACGAAATCCCTTTGAGAGTAGAACGTGAAAATCTAAATGACTATCGTTATGCATAA